Proteins from one Paenibacillus amylolyticus genomic window:
- the speD gene encoding adenosylmethionine decarboxylase, which yields MTLTPEQRIQLHGFNNLTKSLSFNMYDICYTKTKDEREAYIEYIDEQYNADRLSKILNNVSDIIGAHVLNVAQQDYVPQGASVTMLVSEGPIVEIPEESLDESPGPLPDNVVMQLDKSHITVHTYPEFHPSEGISTFRADIDVSTCGEISPLKALNYLIHSFDTDIMIMDYRVRGFTRDTSGRKLFIDHEIGSIQNYIPDEIKSSFDMIDVNVYQENIFHTKCKLREFDLDNYLFGYTKDKLSKKEQQEITEWLKLEMDEIYYGKNINRPS from the coding sequence ATGACATTAACGCCAGAGCAGCGCATTCAACTGCATGGATTCAACAACCTGACCAAGTCGCTGAGCTTCAATATGTACGATATCTGTTATACGAAAACCAAAGACGAACGCGAAGCTTACATTGAATATATTGATGAACAATATAACGCCGACCGGTTGAGCAAAATTCTGAACAACGTCTCCGACATTATCGGAGCCCACGTTCTTAACGTTGCCCAGCAGGATTATGTGCCTCAAGGTGCGAGTGTTACGATGCTCGTCTCTGAAGGTCCCATCGTGGAGATCCCCGAGGAATCTCTTGATGAATCTCCTGGTCCATTGCCCGATAACGTTGTCATGCAACTGGACAAAAGCCATATCACGGTGCATACCTATCCGGAGTTCCATCCGAGTGAAGGCATCAGTACCTTCCGGGCGGACATCGATGTCTCCACCTGCGGTGAGATTTCACCGCTCAAGGCGTTGAATTATCTGATTCATTCCTTTGATACGGACATCATGATCATGGATTATCGTGTACGTGGATTCACGAGGGATACGAGCGGACGCAAGTTGTTCATTGACCACGAGATCGGTTCCATTCAGAACTACATTCCGGATGAGATCAAGAGCAGCTTTGACATGATTGACGTGAACGTCTATCAGGAGAATATTTTTCACACCAAATGTAAACTGAGGGAATTCGATCTCGACAATTATCTGTTTGGATACACCAAGGATAAGCTGAGCAAGAAGGAACAACAGGAGATTACCGAGTGGCTGAAGCTGGAGATGGATGAGATCTATTACGGCAAAAACATCAATCGGCCCTCTTAA
- the flgB gene encoding flagellar basal body rod protein FlgB, giving the protein MIESNTTRRNESLLQALTAQHNAITNNIANADTPNYKKKTVEFQEELRRIVENGKTDQLAMKRTHEKHFPVSDPNSSIVQYRIVENNETAMNNNNNNVDIDIEMANLSENQLMYNYMVDRVSGHYRKMKNLLNDLK; this is encoded by the coding sequence GTGATCGAAAGCAATACGACCCGACGTAACGAATCATTGTTACAAGCGCTTACTGCACAGCACAATGCCATCACCAATAACATTGCCAATGCAGACACGCCCAACTACAAAAAGAAAACGGTAGAGTTTCAGGAAGAACTGAGACGGATTGTCGAGAATGGCAAAACCGATCAGCTCGCCATGAAGCGGACTCATGAAAAACACTTCCCTGTCAGTGATCCCAACTCTTCGATCGTACAGTACCGCATTGTCGAGAACAACGAAACAGCCATGAACAATAACAACAATAACGTGGATATTGACATTGAAATGGCGAACCTTTCGGAGAATCAGCTCATGTATAACTACATGGTTGATCGGGTCAGCGGACACTACAGAAAAATGAAAAATTTATTGAATGATCTGAAATAA